One genomic window of Actinoplanes lobatus includes the following:
- a CDS encoding glutamyl-tRNA reductase, whose product MNLLSIGASYRTADVAVLERLVIPEPSVPGLLQRLVAQPYVGEAVVVSTCNRVEVYAAVSGFHGGLGDICNVLSEHSGIPASELAGHLYVHYGEAAVRHSFRVSSGLDSMVVGEAQILGQLRDAYHAATEVDSAGRLLHELMQQTLRVGKRAHAETGIDRAGQSVVTAALDLAAEHLGADLAGRSALVIGAGAMGALSVATLTRAGVGPLRITNRSHDRADRLAEAYGAVAVPFDELDAVLKEVDLVVCATASTVPVLTRQRLERVGKELVVLDLAVPRDVEPDAAGLPGVHIIDIDSLATSRRTHPVAAETAAVEQIVTTEVENFLGWLRGAEIAPTVAALRTRAEEVVSAEMRKLIARRPEFTEEQRGDVSRTLHRVVQQLLHSPTVRVRQLAAEPGGDQYAALLRELFDLDVPLATQANAVPEIGGKP is encoded by the coding sequence GTGAACCTGCTGAGCATCGGTGCCTCGTACCGCACGGCCGACGTCGCGGTCCTCGAGCGCCTCGTCATTCCCGAGCCCTCCGTCCCCGGTCTGCTGCAACGCCTGGTCGCCCAGCCGTACGTGGGTGAGGCGGTGGTCGTCTCCACCTGCAACCGCGTCGAGGTGTACGCGGCGGTCAGCGGCTTCCACGGCGGCCTCGGCGACATCTGCAACGTGCTGTCCGAGCACTCCGGCATCCCCGCCAGCGAGCTCGCCGGCCACCTCTACGTGCACTACGGCGAGGCCGCGGTCCGCCACTCGTTCCGGGTCTCCTCCGGCCTCGACTCGATGGTCGTCGGCGAGGCGCAGATCCTCGGCCAGCTGCGCGACGCGTACCACGCGGCCACCGAGGTCGACTCGGCCGGCCGCCTGCTGCACGAGCTGATGCAGCAGACGCTGCGGGTCGGCAAGCGGGCGCACGCCGAGACCGGCATCGACCGGGCCGGGCAGAGCGTCGTGACGGCCGCCCTCGACCTGGCCGCCGAGCACCTCGGCGCCGACCTGGCCGGGCGTTCCGCGCTGGTCATCGGGGCCGGGGCGATGGGCGCGCTGTCGGTGGCCACGCTCACCCGGGCCGGTGTGGGGCCGCTGCGGATCACCAACCGCAGCCACGATCGCGCCGACCGGCTCGCCGAGGCGTACGGGGCGGTCGCCGTCCCCTTCGATGAGCTCGACGCGGTGTTGAAAGAAGTGGACCTCGTGGTGTGCGCCACCGCCTCCACCGTGCCCGTGCTCACCCGGCAGCGCCTGGAGCGGGTCGGCAAGGAGCTGGTGGTGCTCGACCTGGCCGTTCCCCGCGACGTCGAGCCGGACGCCGCCGGTCTGCCCGGCGTGCACATCATCGACATCGACAGCCTCGCCACCAGCCGGCGCACCCACCCGGTCGCCGCCGAGACCGCGGCCGTCGAGCAGATCGTCACCACCGAGGTGGAGAACTTCCTCGGCTGGCTGCGCGGCGCCGAGATCGCGCCCACGGTGGCCGCCCTGCGGACCCGGGCCGAGGAGGTCGTCTCGGCCGAGATGCGCAAGCTGATCGCCCGCCGGCCGGAGTTCACCGAGGAGCAGCGGGGCGACGTCTCCCGTACCCTGCACCGGGTCGTCCAGCAGCTGCTGCACTCGCCGACCGTGCGGGTCCGGCAGCTCGCCGCCGAACCCGGCGGCGACCAGTACGCGGCCCTGCTCCGTGAATTGTTCGACCTGGACGTCCCGCTGGCCACACAGGCGAACGCGGTACCGGAGATCGGGGGAAAACCGTGA
- a CDS encoding redox-sensing transcriptional repressor Rex, producing MSQQRHGSTPGEAGGVPAFPDLPEATIARLPEYLRALHHLAETGAETVSSEGLAAAAGVNSAKLRKDLSHLGSYGTRGVGYDVSLLVAQIEYILGLDENRAVCLVGVGNLGHALAGYAGFASRGFRVVALFDTDPKKVGEQINGLTVRHLDELERIAADESIAIGVIATPPGTAQTVADALVAAGVTSILNFAPGVLSVPSNVDVRKVDLAIELQILSFHEHRKASLTALPGGRGAAASPDKLPDDQKAVGS from the coding sequence ATGAGTCAGCAGCGTCACGGAAGCACGCCCGGCGAGGCCGGTGGCGTCCCGGCCTTCCCGGATCTACCGGAGGCGACCATCGCGCGACTGCCGGAGTACCTTCGCGCCCTCCATCACCTCGCCGAGACCGGCGCGGAGACGGTATCGAGTGAGGGTCTGGCGGCCGCCGCCGGGGTCAACTCCGCCAAACTCCGTAAGGACCTGTCGCACCTCGGGTCGTACGGCACCCGCGGCGTCGGCTACGACGTCTCCCTGCTCGTCGCCCAGATCGAGTACATCCTGGGCCTCGACGAGAACCGGGCGGTCTGCCTGGTCGGCGTCGGTAACCTCGGGCACGCCCTGGCCGGGTACGCGGGCTTCGCCAGCCGCGGCTTCCGGGTGGTGGCCCTCTTCGACACCGACCCGAAGAAGGTCGGCGAGCAGATCAACGGCCTCACCGTGCGGCACCTCGACGAGCTGGAGCGGATCGCAGCCGACGAGTCCATCGCGATCGGTGTGATAGCCACCCCGCCCGGCACCGCCCAGACGGTCGCCGACGCGCTGGTCGCCGCCGGTGTGACGAGCATCCTCAACTTCGCGCCGGGCGTTCTGTCGGTGCCTTCCAACGTCGATGTCCGTAAGGTGGATCTCGCCATCGAGCTGCAGATCCTTTCGTTCCATGAGCACCGCAAGGCGTCTCTGACCGCCCTCCCGGGCGGCCGGGGCGCCGCCGCGAGCCCGGACAAGCTGCCGGACGATCAGAAGGCGGTCGGTTCGTGA